A stretch of the Geovibrio thiophilus genome encodes the following:
- a CDS encoding ABC transporter ATP-binding protein, with the protein MALAKLVDIRKKYTLEGLELEVLKGISLEIESGEFIAVTGPSGSGKTTLMNILGLLDSPTSGQYFLNGEDISGLSDDELSHIRNRTVGFVFQSFHLIPHANVLENVLLPAYYSGESMKIMEKRALELLDRIGLADKRKNRPNQLSGGQQQRVAIARALISNPQIILADEPTGQLDSETSASIMELITELNKGGKNIIVVTHDPITAAYARREIKVLDGMIG; encoded by the coding sequence ATGGCTCTGGCGAAGCTGGTTGACATACGCAAGAAATATACTCTGGAAGGGCTTGAGCTTGAGGTACTTAAGGGTATCTCACTTGAGATTGAGAGCGGCGAATTCATCGCTGTCACTGGACCCTCCGGTTCAGGAAAAACCACGCTGATGAATATCCTCGGTCTGCTCGATTCACCCACATCAGGGCAGTATTTCCTCAACGGGGAGGATATTTCGGGGCTAAGTGACGATGAACTCTCACACATACGCAACCGCACTGTGGGGTTCGTTTTCCAGAGTTTTCATCTCATCCCCCACGCGAATGTGCTTGAAAATGTGCTTCTGCCCGCTTATTACAGCGGCGAAAGCATGAAGATAATGGAAAAGAGAGCCCTTGAGCTCCTCGACAGAATCGGGCTGGCGGATAAGCGCAAAAACCGCCCTAACCAGCTTTCAGGCGGTCAGCAGCAGAGGGTGGCAATAGCAAGGGCGCTGATAAGCAACCCGCAGATAATCCTCGCTGATGAACCCACAGGACAGCTTGACAGTGAGACTTCCGCATCGATCATGGAGCTTATAACCGAGCTGAATAAAGGCGGCAAAAATATAATAGTCGTCACCCACGACCCGATAACGGCGGCATACGCACGGCGAGAGATAAAAGTTTTGGACGGGATGATAGGCTAA
- a CDS encoding LysR family transcriptional regulator yields MYQNWDDLRYFLAVSRTNSFAGAAARLQVTHSTVARRISALEESLDTTLFVRTEKGCRLTASGETLLPYAENLEATMMNLEENVHGKNSQLYGTVRISAPDGLGNCFLAVQLGGFLKQQPNLEIELIPVPMYYSLSKREIDILITLTKPTSGNIIARKLSNYRIGLFASGDYLAAHGELGSKEDLASHDIIDYIRDLLYDENLNFMKDFAPNQNSRFKSSTIVGQMYAAVSGTGVAALPYFMAHTKPELVPVLPEMFTERSFWLQVNPDSRQLARVRATIDYIADRVTENKKLFMSLP; encoded by the coding sequence ATGTATCAGAACTGGGATGATTTGAGATATTTTCTGGCTGTGAGCAGGACAAACTCATTCGCGGGGGCGGCAGCACGTCTTCAGGTAACGCACAGCACAGTTGCAAGGCGTATTTCCGCGCTGGAGGAGTCACTTGATACAACGCTTTTCGTGCGTACTGAAAAAGGCTGCCGTCTGACTGCTTCCGGAGAGACTCTGCTCCCCTATGCGGAAAATCTGGAAGCGACAATGATGAACCTTGAAGAAAACGTCCACGGCAAAAACAGCCAGCTCTACGGCACGGTTCGCATAAGTGCGCCGGACGGTCTGGGGAACTGCTTTCTGGCTGTCCAGCTCGGCGGTTTCCTGAAACAGCAGCCGAATCTTGAGATAGAACTGATCCCTGTTCCGATGTATTACAGCCTTTCCAAGCGTGAAATAGACATTCTCATAACTCTGACCAAGCCCACGTCAGGCAACATCATAGCCCGTAAGCTCAGCAATTACCGCATAGGTCTGTTTGCGTCCGGAGATTATCTGGCGGCTCATGGTGAGCTCGGTAGTAAAGAAGACCTCGCATCCCACGATATAATAGACTACATCAGAGATCTTCTTTATGACGAGAACCTGAACTTTATGAAGGATTTTGCTCCTAATCAAAACAGCCGGTTCAAGAGCTCCACCATAGTCGGTCAGATGTACGCCGCTGTCTCCGGCACAGGTGTTGCGGCTCTGCCTTATTTTATGGCTCATACCAAGCCGGAGCTTGTTCCTGTTCTGCCGGAGATGTTTACGGAGCGTTCCTTCTGGCTTCAGGTGAACCCTGATTCAAGACAGCTTGCCCGTGTGCGGGCAACGATCGATTATATTGCCGATCGGGTGACGGAAAACAAAAAACTGTTCATGTCGCTCCCTTGA
- a CDS encoding DUF3325 domain-containing protein — MNILLSCVLALVGFGLTAASMERHSKNIKGMKKYVFRTAGWLLLAASVLPCIREWNAAVGIAAWFGIMSLMGSILVTALSFMPENKFTG, encoded by the coding sequence ATGAATATACTGCTTTCCTGCGTGCTCGCATTGGTCGGTTTCGGGTTGACAGCCGCTTCCATGGAGCGTCACTCAAAGAATATAAAAGGTATGAAAAAGTATGTTTTCAGAACAGCCGGATGGCTTCTGCTTGCCGCATCCGTGCTCCCCTGCATAAGGGAATGGAATGCCGCCGTTGGCATCGCCGCATGGTTCGGCATAATGAGCCTCATGGGGAGCATCCTCGTGACTGCTCTGTCGTTCATGCCCGAAAATAAATTCACCGGATGA
- a CDS encoding PepSY-associated TM helix domain-containing protein has product MKETFRKSIGRLHTWSGLLTGWLLFVIFFTGTYSYFKDEITYWMHPETHKAVLDAADKAFQAEMALKYLEANLPDAAEWSIIFADKRSPVLQVGHRERLPMDMKQVDYVRTAMPMRYLDPLTGEYLGARDTEGGNFLYRFHIELYGLDRAMGRRIVGIATMFMFIAIISGVVIHKRIFKDFFMFRRKKGLRSWLDAHIFTSVLALPYHLMITYSGLVLVMIYILPFNSHKTAKAFEDHIAMHMRQEQIPLPDEKTPLPDIRTILADAEERLGREAGSISVSNPYSGNTLVTVSPGTGLDIVNGFKGTGSAERLTYKGSKGRFMGMMNMQASDGVAKTAGVLTSLHLARFADTFLRWLFFVSGVLGTVMIGTGLIIWVNKKSAAMKKSFGRKLVEVLNVGGITGLVTATGVHFWANRLLPANLASRAQWEIYVFFAAWFLLFLHPVLRTPKNAWREQLFFSASLYCLMPVLNAFTSEVNLFSAVSGGNAIIMGFDLTVFGLGLLFGYAGWKLTEKRNVPDGALSGVPVGRGN; this is encoded by the coding sequence ATGAAGGAAACCTTCCGCAAATCAATAGGCAGGCTTCACACATGGAGCGGGCTTCTGACCGGATGGCTCTTGTTCGTCATATTTTTCACAGGCACTTACTCCTACTTCAAGGATGAAATAACTTACTGGATGCACCCTGAAACCCATAAAGCAGTTTTGGACGCCGCCGACAAGGCATTTCAGGCTGAGATGGCGCTTAAGTATCTGGAAGCGAACCTTCCCGACGCCGCTGAATGGAGCATAATCTTTGCCGATAAACGCAGCCCTGTTCTTCAGGTCGGTCACAGGGAGAGGCTTCCCATGGATATGAAGCAGGTGGATTACGTCCGCACCGCTATGCCGATGAGGTATCTTGATCCTTTGACAGGGGAATATCTCGGAGCCAGAGACACAGAGGGCGGCAACTTCCTTTACCGTTTTCATATAGAGCTTTACGGGCTGGACAGGGCAATGGGACGGCGGATAGTCGGTATAGCGACAATGTTTATGTTCATCGCCATAATAAGCGGTGTTGTCATACACAAGCGCATATTTAAGGATTTTTTTATGTTCAGAAGAAAAAAAGGTCTGAGATCATGGCTTGACGCGCATATCTTCACATCCGTCCTTGCTCTGCCTTACCATCTCATGATCACTTATTCCGGTCTTGTGCTGGTTATGATTTATATTCTGCCGTTCAATTCACATAAAACCGCCAAAGCATTTGAGGATCACATAGCAATGCACATGCGGCAGGAGCAGATTCCCCTGCCCGATGAAAAGACCCCTCTGCCTGATATAAGGACGATTCTGGCAGATGCGGAGGAAAGGCTTGGCAGAGAGGCAGGCAGTATCAGCGTGAGTAATCCGTATTCAGGAAACACGCTTGTCACCGTCAGCCCCGGAACAGGGCTTGATATAGTCAACGGATTCAAAGGAACCGGAAGCGCCGAGAGACTCACCTATAAAGGATCTAAAGGCAGGTTCATGGGGATGATGAATATGCAGGCGTCAGACGGCGTAGCAAAAACAGCAGGGGTTCTCACATCTCTGCATCTTGCCCGGTTCGCTGACACCTTTCTGCGGTGGCTCTTCTTCGTTTCCGGTGTACTGGGAACGGTTATGATCGGTACGGGGCTTATCATCTGGGTCAATAAAAAATCCGCCGCGATGAAGAAATCATTCGGCAGGAAGCTTGTTGAGGTGCTGAATGTGGGCGGAATAACAGGACTGGTGACGGCGACAGGCGTTCATTTCTGGGCTAACAGGCTTCTGCCTGCGAATCTTGCGTCAAGGGCGCAGTGGGAGATATATGTGTTTTTTGCCGCATGGTTTCTTCTCTTTTTGCATCCTGTGCTCCGCACGCCGAAAAACGCTTGGCGTGAGCAGCTTTTTTTCTCGGCTTCGCTTTACTGCCTTATGCCGGTACTGAACGCTTTCACGTCTGAGGTGAATCTTTTCAGCGCCGTATCCGGAGGGAATGCGATAATCATGGGGTTTGACCTCACTGTGTTCGGTCTGGGGCTTCTTTTCGGCTATGCCGGATGGAAACTCACCGAGAAGCGGAATGTGCCGGATGGGGCTCTCTCCGGCGTTCCGGTCGGAAGAGGGAACTGA
- a CDS encoding DUF169 domain-containing protein, whose translation MKSRLAESVRLGFEPVATLWTDEAPEGAIAFGEGKTGCVISLMASAAKGKIGVTDSKRFGCPGAGVGLGYGDCYTNVFPGGRECFCHFLSSGNEGFPKGEAVISGMKGRAPEHFLRHFSHGERYIKNPELTEDFVDTVGFINLDKMTVFKPLSMVDPEKETPVSVTFVCKPAQLSAMVIMCNYFRKGIENVKAPFGAGCHSVGILTYKEAGSENPKGVIGMFDITARKTIKKSLGEDVLTFSMPYSLFLEMEANVEGSFLEEDQWKELIS comes from the coding sequence ATGAAGAGCAGACTGGCGGAATCTGTCAGGCTCGGTTTTGAGCCTGTGGCTACACTCTGGACAGACGAAGCGCCGGAAGGGGCAATAGCTTTCGGTGAGGGTAAAACGGGCTGTGTCATCTCCCTTATGGCTTCGGCGGCTAAGGGGAAAATAGGCGTTACGGACTCTAAGCGGTTCGGCTGTCCGGGCGCAGGTGTGGGCTTGGGCTACGGCGACTGCTACACAAATGTTTTTCCCGGCGGGCGGGAGTGCTTCTGTCATTTCCTCTCATCAGGCAACGAAGGCTTTCCCAAAGGTGAAGCGGTCATCAGCGGCATGAAGGGCAGGGCGCCGGAGCACTTTTTGCGTCACTTTTCACACGGGGAGCGCTATATCAAGAATCCTGAACTGACCGAAGATTTTGTGGATACGGTCGGATTCATTAATCTGGATAAAATGACGGTTTTCAAGCCGCTTTCCATGGTTGACCCCGAGAAGGAAACTCCCGTGAGCGTGACGTTTGTCTGTAAACCCGCCCAGCTCTCGGCGATGGTTATAATGTGCAATTACTTCAGAAAAGGGATAGAGAATGTCAAGGCGCCGTTCGGAGCGGGCTGCCACTCGGTCGGTATACTCACCTACAAGGAAGCCGGAAGCGAAAACCCAAAAGGGGTAATCGGTATGTTTGACATAACTGCCCGCAAAACAATAAAAAAGAGCCTCGGTGAAGATGTGCTGACATTCAGCATGCCTTATTCACTGTTTCTTGAGATGGAGGCGAATGTCGAAGGGAGCTTCCTTGAGGAGGACCAGTGGAAGGAACTGATAAGCTGA
- a CDS encoding methyl-accepting chemotaxis protein: MFNFTSGLHDRLLKPLERMASGRWDLNGRFESLRGGLAEKAGNVLNKVFESLRKTIESISKSSVTLSQIAPELDQAAKSLEEQSKIQAEKVVQIAAAGKQMAVSVEHVTDSTLEATQFSSQITKSAGIAMEKSRLSEKSMLEVKEMVTGLKNQMEALSEQSGKIGSIMEMIKKIADQTNLLSLNASIEAARAGEAGRGFAVVATEVRKLAEQSMEATNGVEGILYSIKSSIETSMGSVGKVLSSVEKSAGISEEAVELLSDVAAHMDELDRHLNTIAAAGQEQDVTVKSVVSEIDGIAAAAEEQSALATQLGGIVDKINGGCDDLLVSVGVFRTGSHERAEKATLEAAKSREITSMNASSIESYMNQFIKHHSYIELAYITDARGRQISPNIWNKKVRESNDSRSVGSDWATRDWFRKPKETGDVYVTDIYRSVATDNFCFTVAVPVKDSKESFAGVLAVDISFADMM; encoded by the coding sequence ATGTTTAATTTTACGTCAGGGCTGCATGATAGACTGCTGAAACCGCTTGAGAGAATGGCTTCAGGCAGATGGGACTTAAACGGCAGGTTCGAGTCACTCAGGGGAGGACTTGCCGAAAAAGCGGGCAACGTGCTGAACAAAGTCTTTGAATCACTGAGAAAAACAATCGAATCCATATCCAAGTCATCCGTAACCCTCTCCCAAATAGCACCGGAGCTTGATCAGGCTGCAAAATCCCTTGAGGAGCAGTCAAAAATTCAGGCGGAAAAGGTAGTGCAGATAGCCGCCGCAGGGAAGCAGATGGCTGTTTCCGTGGAGCATGTGACAGACAGCACACTGGAAGCCACTCAGTTTTCATCGCAGATAACCAAATCTGCCGGAATAGCCATGGAAAAAAGCCGACTCTCCGAAAAATCCATGCTGGAGGTCAAGGAGATGGTGACAGGACTGAAAAACCAGATGGAAGCCCTATCCGAACAATCCGGCAAAATAGGTTCCATCATGGAGATGATAAAGAAAATCGCCGACCAGACAAACCTGCTGTCCCTCAACGCATCCATAGAAGCGGCAAGGGCAGGAGAAGCCGGACGCGGATTTGCCGTGGTCGCAACGGAGGTCCGCAAACTGGCGGAGCAGTCCATGGAAGCGACAAACGGCGTCGAAGGGATACTCTACAGCATAAAAAGCAGCATAGAAACCTCAATGGGTTCAGTGGGAAAGGTGCTCTCATCCGTTGAGAAGTCAGCGGGAATAAGCGAGGAAGCGGTGGAGCTTCTGTCTGACGTTGCCGCCCACATGGATGAGCTGGACAGACACCTCAACACCATAGCCGCAGCAGGACAGGAGCAGGATGTAACCGTGAAATCCGTAGTAAGCGAGATAGACGGCATAGCCGCCGCTGCCGAGGAGCAGTCAGCCCTTGCGACACAGTTAGGCGGCATAGTGGACAAAATAAACGGCGGATGTGACGATCTCCTTGTATCCGTGGGAGTTTTCCGCACAGGCTCACACGAACGGGCGGAGAAGGCGACTCTGGAAGCGGCGAAAAGCAGAGAGATCACATCCATGAACGCCTCCTCCATCGAAAGCTACATGAATCAGTTCATCAAACACCACAGTTACATAGAGCTTGCCTACATAACGGACGCGAGAGGGAGGCAAATCTCGCCGAATATATGGAACAAAAAGGTCAGGGAATCAAACGACAGCCGCTCCGTCGGCTCCGACTGGGCAACCAGAGACTGGTTCAGGAAACCGAAAGAGACAGGAGATGTTTATGTCACAGACATTTACAGGTCAGTAGCCACTGACAACTTCTGCTTCACCGTTGCCGTACCTGTGAAAGACTCCAAAGAGAGCTTCGCCGGAGTTCTGGCGGTGGATATAAGCTTTGCGGATATGATGTAG
- a CDS encoding DMT family transporter gives MTEKHSALLPFAAVLCAVIFWAGSFTATRIALSELPPSTIVWIRMTAGFTLLFPFCFRLFPKNITMGEIKLLAVMALLQPCLYFLLEANALRFTTASQAGVISSTVPMFVAVLSAVFLSEKTGRTAMAGLAVSVLGVAWLTFGSGGDDKAANPALGNMMELGAMVCAAGYMVLTRRLSARFNPWVLTLIQAGSGVLFFSGGASGVFDAEWSGRVTAAVIYLGVFVTIGAFGMYNWGISKIPATRAAVFINLIPVFAVFMGWGMLGESLGASQLAGSAVIAAGVLLAQKKN, from the coding sequence ATGACTGAAAAACATTCCGCGCTTCTGCCCTTTGCGGCGGTTCTGTGCGCGGTTATTTTCTGGGCGGGCTCATTCACCGCCACACGTATAGCACTTAGCGAGCTTCCGCCTTCGACAATAGTCTGGATAAGGATGACGGCAGGCTTTACACTGCTTTTTCCCTTCTGCTTCAGGCTGTTTCCGAAAAATATAACCATGGGGGAGATAAAGCTTCTCGCTGTGATGGCGCTTTTGCAGCCGTGTCTGTATTTTCTGCTTGAGGCTAACGCTCTCAGATTCACTACCGCTTCTCAGGCAGGAGTGATCTCATCCACTGTGCCTATGTTTGTCGCTGTGCTTTCCGCGGTTTTCTTAAGCGAAAAGACGGGCAGAACAGCTATGGCGGGGCTTGCCGTGTCCGTCCTCGGTGTGGCGTGGCTCACATTCGGCAGCGGCGGCGATGACAAAGCGGCGAATCCGGCTCTCGGCAACATGATGGAACTGGGCGCCATGGTCTGCGCCGCGGGGTATATGGTGCTCACACGGAGGCTTTCCGCAAGGTTTAATCCGTGGGTGCTCACGCTCATTCAGGCTGGCTCGGGCGTGCTGTTCTTCTCCGGCGGAGCGTCCGGCGTGTTTGATGCCGAGTGGAGCGGAAGGGTTACAGCCGCAGTTATTTATCTGGGAGTATTCGTAACGATAGGCGCCTTCGGAATGTATAACTGGGGAATCAGCAAGATACCCGCCACAAGGGCGGCGGTTTTCATAAACCTAATTCCGGTGTTTGCCGTGTTTATGGGGTGGGGCATGCTTGGCGAATCCTTGGGAGCCTCGCAGCTTGCAGGTTCTGCCGTCATAGCCGCCGGAGTGCTGCTGGCGCAGAAGAAAAATTGA
- a CDS encoding nuclear transport factor 2 family protein gives MSGNLPVLMAEFVTAKNRHDGAAITACFAEDATVYDEGERIQGHTEIRKWIDAANVKYKVSYDFLDYSEDGENALLTLMVSGEFEGSPLPLDYQLKVNSGKITELRIVLSEK, from the coding sequence ATGAGCGGTAATCTTCCGGTGCTTATGGCGGAATTTGTAACAGCAAAAAACAGGCATGACGGAGCGGCGATAACAGCATGCTTCGCCGAAGACGCAACGGTTTATGACGAAGGCGAACGCATTCAGGGGCACACTGAGATCAGAAAATGGATAGATGCAGCAAATGTGAAGTACAAAGTGTCATACGATTTTCTGGACTACTCCGAAGACGGTGAGAATGCTCTGCTCACTCTGATGGTTTCGGGGGAATTTGAGGGCAGCCCCCTCCCTCTGGATTATCAGCTTAAGGTGAACAGCGGAAAAATCACCGAGTTGCGAATAGTTCTCTCCGAAAAATAA
- a CDS encoding helix-turn-helix transcriptional regulator, translating to MKIYRLLEIIIILLNKKTITAGELAERFGVSRRTIHRDMDILSSVGVPVFAEKGSGGGFSIMEEYTLSRAVFSQAERNGLLNALGALKAAQYPETERLIEKLGAVFRQTGTSDRIEIDFSPWGSPENKGKQRLDLIRNALRLRKLISFEYVNAEGGRSVREAEPDRLIFRDYTWYLSAFCRKRNEYRTFRTSRMKNVTVSDETCPERPAISAVKNNAEEPAVKIVLRFNEKILSRIWDLFDDSLISRMPEGDCRLEAELPDSEWLYSFLLSLGSNAEVIEPPHIRKEVALRLRGALIYYTD from the coding sequence CTGAAAATTTACCGCCTGCTTGAGATAATCATAATCCTGCTGAATAAGAAGACGATAACCGCAGGAGAACTGGCGGAGAGGTTCGGTGTTTCCAGACGTACAATCCATAGGGATATGGACATACTTTCCTCCGTCGGTGTTCCTGTATTCGCCGAGAAGGGGAGCGGAGGCGGATTCTCTATAATGGAGGAATACACCCTCAGCCGGGCGGTGTTCTCACAGGCGGAAAGGAACGGGCTTCTTAACGCTCTCGGCGCTCTCAAGGCTGCGCAGTATCCGGAGACAGAAAGACTCATTGAAAAACTCGGCGCGGTTTTCCGGCAGACAGGCACAAGCGATCGGATAGAGATTGACTTTTCCCCTTGGGGCAGTCCGGAAAACAAGGGGAAGCAGCGTCTGGATCTGATCAGAAACGCACTCAGGCTCAGAAAATTAATAAGCTTTGAATATGTTAATGCCGAAGGCGGGCGGTCTGTGCGTGAGGCGGAACCGGACAGGCTGATTTTCAGAGACTACACTTGGTATCTTTCCGCTTTTTGCAGAAAGAGGAATGAATACAGGACATTTCGCACATCCAGAATGAAGAATGTCACTGTGAGCGATGAGACATGTCCGGAGAGACCGGCAATTTCCGCCGTTAAGAATAATGCGGAGGAGCCGGCGGTTAAAATCGTGCTGAGATTTAACGAAAAGATACTCAGCCGGATATGGGATCTTTTTGATGATTCACTGATAAGCCGCATGCCGGAAGGGGACTGTCGTTTGGAAGCTGAGCTTCCTGACAGTGAATGGCTTTATTCCTTTCTCCTCTCTCTGGGAAGCAATGCAGAGGTTATCGAACCGCCTCACATAAGAAAAGAGGTGGCGCTGAGGCTCAGGGGAGCTCTGATTTATTATACGGATTAA
- a CDS encoding 16S rRNA (uracil(1498)-N(3))-methyltransferase: MNIIILKESELKEGRAEVSGRRLKHLKETLKKNDGDELKAGVLGGKLGTAQVEQVGEEKAVLMFTPDNDPPAPLNVRLTIALPRPKVLRRVLYTLTCLGVKDIHIFNSWRVEKSYWSSPLLEGLEDFLIPALEQAKDTVLPHITFHRFFTPFVREILPEISKNTLRLAAHPAGAPLRSEIKEAATLVIGAEGGFIQKELDTLEEVRFSFFSVGERILNVESAVPYILGRLF; the protein is encoded by the coding sequence ATGAACATTATCATTCTCAAAGAAAGTGAGCTGAAAGAAGGCAGAGCGGAAGTTTCGGGAAGGCGGCTTAAGCACCTGAAAGAAACGCTCAAAAAAAACGATGGAGATGAACTTAAAGCAGGGGTTCTGGGCGGAAAACTCGGAACGGCACAGGTGGAACAAGTCGGCGAAGAAAAAGCCGTTCTGATGTTCACACCGGATAATGACCCGCCCGCTCCCCTGAATGTACGCCTCACCATCGCTCTGCCCCGCCCGAAGGTTTTAAGAAGAGTTCTTTACACCTTGACCTGTCTCGGTGTGAAGGATATTCATATATTCAACTCATGGCGGGTTGAGAAAAGCTACTGGTCAAGTCCGCTTCTTGAAGGCTTGGAAGACTTTCTCATACCCGCTCTCGAACAGGCTAAGGACACCGTTCTTCCCCATATCACCTTCCACCGTTTCTTCACTCCCTTTGTACGTGAGATTCTCCCTGAAATCAGCAAAAATACTCTGCGTCTTGCCGCTCATCCCGCCGGTGCTCCGCTGCGGTCTGAAATAAAGGAGGCGGCAACTCTTGTGATAGGCGCTGAAGGCGGCTTCATACAGAAGGAGTTGGACACGCTGGAAGAGGTCAGATTCAGCTTCTTCTCTGTGGGTGAAAGGATTTTGAACGTGGAAAGCGCCGTACCGTATATTCTGGGGAGGCTGTTCTGA
- a CDS encoding SphA family protein, with product MNFYFSFQKTFNNIRTALCILTFLIAIGIPDAQAVDYPLGSEGIKAASFPGPGFYYVLYNQLYSSDTMRDKNGDEQKIGFDVNSYAMAHRFVYVTNKKFFGADYGMNIIIPVVNVDLKIDAAGVDAESTGVGDITVEPLVLAWHRPRQDVTISLSMLVPTGEYDESDAASIGGDHYNITATAGTTLFFDSERLWSLSVLARYEKHFENRVLDLTYGDDVLVEWGFGRSVGLFDVGISGYAHWQITDDKGSDRTSDDLDRIYAAGPEIDMAIPQIKGQLRLKYYKEFGGKDTKEGDAFWLTLVKAF from the coding sequence ATGAATTTTTATTTTAGTTTTCAGAAAACATTTAATAATATTAGAACTGCTCTCTGCATTTTAACTTTTCTTATCGCCATCGGCATTCCCGACGCGCAGGCGGTGGATTACCCTCTGGGTTCCGAGGGGATAAAGGCTGCATCGTTTCCGGGACCGGGTTTTTACTATGTGCTTTATAATCAGCTCTACTCATCCGACACTATGAGGGACAAAAACGGTGATGAACAAAAAATAGGCTTCGATGTAAACTCCTACGCCATGGCGCACCGTTTTGTCTATGTGACAAACAAAAAGTTTTTCGGTGCAGACTACGGTATGAACATCATTATTCCCGTAGTGAATGTTGATCTGAAAATCGATGCCGCAGGTGTGGATGCGGAAAGCACCGGCGTGGGTGATATAACTGTGGAGCCTTTGGTGCTGGCGTGGCACAGACCTCGGCAGGATGTGACAATAAGCCTGTCCATGCTTGTTCCCACAGGTGAATATGATGAGAGCGACGCGGCGTCCATAGGCGGCGACCACTACAACATAACCGCCACAGCCGGAACAACACTGTTCTTTGACTCTGAAAGGCTTTGGAGCCTGTCAGTGCTTGCCAGATATGAAAAGCATTTTGAAAACAGGGTTCTTGATCTGACATACGGTGATGATGTGCTGGTAGAATGGGGCTTCGGCAGATCAGTCGGACTCTTTGATGTAGGTATATCAGGGTATGCTCACTGGCAGATCACTGACGATAAGGGCAGTGACAGAACATCGGATGATCTCGACCGCATTTATGCGGCAGGTCCCGAAATAGATATGGCGATACCGCAGATCAAGGGGCAGCTCAGGCTGAAATATTATAAAGAATTCGGCGGTAAGGATACCAAGGAAGGCGACGCATTCTGGCTGACTCTGGTTAAGGCATTTTAA
- a CDS encoding TorD/DmsD family molecular chaperone — protein MTGNNDMIFCKEEALSNAEIDRATFRLLAAFYNYNPDRNFIEALMNLTSGSVPMNGISSAVSMITKYACEAVRSDELVIELKRDWTKLFRGVAPDYGPKAPYEQLYVNSGSLKLISVLAQEYQCNGFAEYMEINNRHDYIGTELAYAAHLASLRLTALETENFEEYSKYQDMSDSFIENHPANWVGMFCEEAEKHAATDFYRGVLKLTSLTVTAKGGSDEFLF, from the coding sequence ATGACTGGAAACAACGATATGATATTCTGCAAAGAAGAAGCTTTATCCAACGCAGAGATAGATCGTGCGACATTCAGACTGCTGGCTGCTTTTTATAATTACAACCCTGACAGAAATTTTATTGAAGCACTGATGAACCTTACTTCCGGCTCTGTTCCGATGAACGGAATAAGCTCAGCGGTTTCAATGATTACCAAGTATGCGTGTGAGGCTGTCCGTAGTGATGAGCTGGTAATCGAACTTAAGCGTGACTGGACAAAGCTTTTCCGTGGTGTAGCGCCTGATTACGGTCCTAAAGCTCCATATGAGCAGCTTTATGTGAACTCAGGCAGCCTGAAACTGATCAGCGTACTGGCTCAGGAGTACCAGTGTAACGGCTTCGCGGAGTATATGGAGATCAATAACAGGCACGATTATATAGGCACCGAACTTGCCTATGCTGCACATCTTGCTTCACTCCGTCTTACAGCTCTTGAAACGGAAAATTTTGAGGAATATTCCAAATATCAGGATATGTCCGACAGCTTTATTGAAAACCATCCGGCAAACTGGGTGGGAATGTTTTGTGAAGAGGCTGAAAAACATGCGGCAACAGATTTTTACAGAGGGGTGCTGAAACTGACATCCCTCACAGTGACTGCCAAAGGAGGCTCTGATGAATTTTTATTTTAG